The Amblyraja radiata isolate CabotCenter1 chromosome 1, sAmbRad1.1.pri, whole genome shotgun sequence genome contains a region encoding:
- the LOC116990044 gene encoding zinc finger protein 229-like, whose product MTIWAVFNSVCGKAWQSPSDLEIHRREHTGERAFDCSEYGKNFTCYDSLLQHNHVHSSERPFTCSDCGKGFKSSPELKVHRLVHNGEHPYTCSDCGNVFTHSNSLQVHQRTHIGQRPYTCAQCGKSFTRSTLLLKHQHTHTGERPYTCAQCGKGYTQSGHLLVHQRTHTGERPYTCTECGKGFTQSGHLLVHQRTHTGERPYTCAQCGKGFAQSAHLLEHQSTHTGEHPFTCAQCGKGFTRSSSLQVHQRTHTGQYPYTCAQCGKGFTQSTLLLKHHRTHTGERPYTCAQCGKGFTQSSHLLVHQRTHTGERPYTCTQCGKGFTRSNNLLEHQRTHTGERPYTCDQCGKGYTQSGHLLVHQRTHTGERPYTCVQCGKGFTRSDSLLEHQRTHTGERPYTCTQCGKASAAPPGCCPTSRCTAATLPSPAQFVERALPLPPTPSPTTVHTVVKSLAA is encoded by the exons ATGACAATttgggcggtttttaacag tgtgtgtggcaaagcctggcagagcccgagcgatctggagatccaccggcgggagcacacgggagaacgagccttcgactgctcggagtacGGCAAGAATTTCACCTGCTATGacagcttgctgcagcacaaccacGTGCACTCGAGcgagcgtcccttcacctgctctgactgcggcaaaggcttcaagtcgtcgccgGAACTGAAAGTGCACAGGCTCGTGCACAACggcgagcacccctacacctgcagcgactgcggcaatgtCTTCACCCACTCCAACAGCCtgcaggtgcaccagcgcacccacattggccagcgtccctacacctgtgcccagtgcggcaagagcttcacccgctccaccctactgctgaagcaccagcacacccacaccggcgagcgtccctacacctgcgcccagtgcggcaaaggcTACACCCAGTCCggtcacctgctggtgcaccagcgcacccacactggcgagcgtccctacacctgcaccgagtgtggcaagggcttcacccagtccggtcacctgctggtgcaccagcgcacccacactggcgagcgtccctacacctgcgcccagtgcggcaagggctttgcCCAGTCCgctcacctgctggagcaccagagcacccacaccggcgagcaccccttcacctgtgcccagtgcggcaagggcttcacccgctccagcagcctgcaggtgcaccagcgcacccacactggccagTATccatacacctgtgcccagtgcggcaagggcttcacccagtccaccctactgctgaagcaccatcgcacacacaccggcgagcgtccctacacctgcgcccaatgtgggaagggcttcacccagtccagtcacctgctggtgcaccagcgcacccacaccggcgagcgtccctacacctgcacccagtgtgggaagggcttcacccggtccaacaacctgctggagcaccagcgcacccacaccggcgagcgtccctacacctgcgaccagtgcggcaagggctacacCCAGTCTGGTCACCTGCTGGTgcatcagcgcacccacactggtgaGCGTCCTTACACCTGtgtccagtgtggcaagggcttcacccgctctgacagcctgctggagcaccagcgcacccacactggcgagcgcccctacacctgcacccagtgtggcaa ggcttcagctgctcctccaggctgctgtcccaccagcaggtGCACGGCGGCGACTCTCCCTTCCCCGGCCCAGTTTGTGGAGAGGGCTTTGCCATTGCCTCCCACTCCCAGTCCTACGACTGTCCATACTGTGGTGAAGAGTTTGGCAGCTTGA